Proteins found in one Muntiacus reevesi chromosome 2, mMunRee1.1, whole genome shotgun sequence genomic segment:
- the HSD11B2 gene encoding 11-beta-hydroxysteroid dehydrogenase type 2 isoform X2 produces MESWPWPSGGAWLLLAARALLQLLRSDLRLGCPLLAALVLLAALDWLCQRLLPPLAALVVLAATGWIVLSRLARPQRLPVATRAVLITGCDSGFGNATAKKLDAMGFTVLATVLDLNSPGALELRACCSSRLKLLQMDLTKPADISRVLEFTKVHTASTGLWGLVNNAGQNIFVADAELCPVATFRTCMEVNFFGALEMTKGLLPLLRRSSGRIVTVSSPAGDMPFPCLAAYGTSKAALTLLMGNFSCELLPWGVKVSIIQPACFRTESVKDVHRWEERKQQLLATLPRELLQAYGSHRAGTRLSTQLLVRDGYCLRGRQPCSAMDGHSGCQREQVLAAQANWICWA; encoded by the exons ATGGAAAGCTGGCCCTGGCCGTCGGGCGGCGCCTGGCTGCTCTTGGCGGCCCGtgcgctgctgcagctgctgcgcTCAGACCTGCGTCTGGGCTGCCCGCTGCTGGCGGCGCTGGTGCTGCTGGCCGCGCTCGACTGGCTGTGCCAGCGCCTGCTACCCCCGCTGGCCGCACTTGTCGTGTTGGCCGCCACCGGCTGGATCGTGTTGTCCCGCCTGGCGCGCCCGCAGCGCCTGCCCGTGGCGACTCGCGCGGTGCTCATCACCG GCTGTGACTCTGGTTTTGGCAACGCGACGGCCAAGAAGCTTGACGCCATGGGCTTCACAGTGTTGGCCACCGTGTTGGATCTGAATAGCCCTGGTGCCCTAGAGCTACGTGCCTGCTGTTCTTCTCGTCTGAAGCTGCTGCAGATGGACCTGACCAAGCCAGCAGACATTAGCCGTGTGCTGGAGTTCACCAAGGTGCACACCGCCAGCACTG GTCTGTGGGGCCTGGTCAACAACGCAGGCCAGAACATCTTTGTGGCGGATGCAGAGCTGTGTCCAGTGGCCACGTTCCGCACCTGCATGGAGGTGAACTTCTTTGGTGCACTAGAGATGACCAAAGGCCTCTTGCCACTGCTGCGTCGTTCAAGTGGTCGCATTGTGACCGTGAGCAGCCCAGCAG GAGACATGCCGTTTCCATGCTTGGCTGCCTATGGGACCTCCAAAGCAGCCTTGACGTTGCTTATGGGCAACTTTAGCTGTGAACTTCTGCCCTGGGGTGTCAAGGTCAGCATCATCCAGCCTGCCTGCTTCAGGACAG AGTCAGTGAAGGACGTGCACCGGTGGGAAGAGCGCAAGCAGCAGCTGCTGGCCACCCTGCCACGAGAGCTGCTGCAGGCCTATG GCAGCCACAGAGCAGGAACCAGACTGTCAACCCAGCTCCTGGTGAGGGATGGTTATTGCCTGCGCGGACGTCAGCCCTGCAGTGCGATGGATGGACACTCGGGCTGCCAGCGGGAACAAGTACTTGCTGCCCAGGCAAATTGGATCTGCTGGGCATAA
- the HSD11B2 gene encoding 11-beta-hydroxysteroid dehydrogenase type 2 isoform X1, protein MESWPWPSGGAWLLLAARALLQLLRSDLRLGCPLLAALVLLAALDWLCQRLLPPLAALVVLAATGWIVLSRLARPQRLPVATRAVLITGCDSGFGNATAKKLDAMGFTVLATVLDLNSPGALELRACCSSRLKLLQMDLTKPADISRVLEFTKVHTASTGLWGLVNNAGQNIFVADAELCPVATFRTCMEVNFFGALEMTKGLLPLLRRSSGRIVTVSSPAGDMPFPCLAAYGTSKAALTLLMGNFSCELLPWGVKVSIIQPACFRTESVKDVHRWEERKQQLLATLPRELLQAYGEDYIEHLNRQFLHSLSQALPDLSPVVDAITDALLAAQPRRRYYPGHGLGLIYFIHYYLPEGLRQRFLQSFFISPSVPRALQAGQPGLTSARDIAQDQGPRPDPSPTAQ, encoded by the exons ATGGAAAGCTGGCCCTGGCCGTCGGGCGGCGCCTGGCTGCTCTTGGCGGCCCGtgcgctgctgcagctgctgcgcTCAGACCTGCGTCTGGGCTGCCCGCTGCTGGCGGCGCTGGTGCTGCTGGCCGCGCTCGACTGGCTGTGCCAGCGCCTGCTACCCCCGCTGGCCGCACTTGTCGTGTTGGCCGCCACCGGCTGGATCGTGTTGTCCCGCCTGGCGCGCCCGCAGCGCCTGCCCGTGGCGACTCGCGCGGTGCTCATCACCG GCTGTGACTCTGGTTTTGGCAACGCGACGGCCAAGAAGCTTGACGCCATGGGCTTCACAGTGTTGGCCACCGTGTTGGATCTGAATAGCCCTGGTGCCCTAGAGCTACGTGCCTGCTGTTCTTCTCGTCTGAAGCTGCTGCAGATGGACCTGACCAAGCCAGCAGACATTAGCCGTGTGCTGGAGTTCACCAAGGTGCACACCGCCAGCACTG GTCTGTGGGGCCTGGTCAACAACGCAGGCCAGAACATCTTTGTGGCGGATGCAGAGCTGTGTCCAGTGGCCACGTTCCGCACCTGCATGGAGGTGAACTTCTTTGGTGCACTAGAGATGACCAAAGGCCTCTTGCCACTGCTGCGTCGTTCAAGTGGTCGCATTGTGACCGTGAGCAGCCCAGCAG GAGACATGCCGTTTCCATGCTTGGCTGCCTATGGGACCTCCAAAGCAGCCTTGACGTTGCTTATGGGCAACTTTAGCTGTGAACTTCTGCCCTGGGGTGTCAAGGTCAGCATCATCCAGCCTGCCTGCTTCAGGACAG AGTCAGTGAAGGACGTGCACCGGTGGGAAGAGCGCAAGCAGCAGCTGCTGGCCACCCTGCCACGAGAGCTGCTGCAGGCCTATGGTGAGGACTACATCGAGCACTTGAATAGGCAGTTCCTGCACTCTCTGAGCCAGGCTCTGCCAGACCTCAGCCCGGTGGTAGATGCCATCACCGATGCACTGCTGGCGGCCCAGCCACGCCGCCGCTATTACCCAGGTCATGGCCTGGGGCTCATATACTTCATCCACTACTACCTGCCTGAGGGCCTGAGGCAGCGTTTCCTACAGTCCTTCTTCATCAGTCCCTCTGTGCCGAGAGCACTACAGGCTGGCCAGCCTGGCCTGACGTCTGCCCGGGACATAGCCCAGGACCAAGGCCCTAGACCAGACCCCTCTCCCACTGCCCAGTGA